From the genome of Pseudomonas migulae:
AGTGCGCAGCGGCCGTTACCGTGCTGATTTCTATCACCGTTTAAGCGTTTACCCACTGCTGGTGCCGGCCCTGCGGGATCGCGGGCGGGATGTGCTGCTGCTCAGCGGATTCTTCCTGGAGCAGAACCGCTCGCGCATGGGCCTCAACAGCCTGCGCCTGAACAGCGATGCCCAGGCTGCGTTGCTCGCGTATGACTGGCCGGGTAATGTGCGAGAGCTGGAGCACTTGATTGGTCGCAGCGCGTTGAAAGCCTTGGGCCACTGTAAGGAACGGCCGAAGATCCTCAGCCTGAGTGCGGCGGATCTGGAGTTGCCCAGCGGCAATGTGGAGGTAACGTCCGAGCCGCCGGCTGCGACTCCGGTGGCGTTGGTGTCCGGGGATTTGCGTGAAGCGACTGAAAGTTACCAACGGCAATTGATCAGCGCATGCCTGGAACGGCACCACAATAACTGGGCGAGCGCGGCGCGTGAGCTGGGCCTGGATCGGGCGAATCTTGGGCGGATGGCCAAGCGATTGGGTATGAAGTGACGGCCCCTTCGCGAGCAAGCCCGCTCCCACATTGGATCTTCAGCGAACACCCAATGTGTGTACGACAGAAATCCAGTGTGGGAGCGGGCTTGCTCGCGAAAGCGTCCTACCATTCAACCGAATTTCTAAAGCCTGCCCCCAACAAGTCGATAACCCGGCATCGATAGCTTTTGGCGACTTTCCATTCGCCCATCACCTTTTTCCACAGAAGGTTTTTATGTCCTCCACCAAAGCCCGCGCAGACTCACTTTCGCTTCTGCTGTTTACCTTGCGCAGCGGCAAGCTGATGGCGATCAACCTGCTCAAAGTCAGTGAAATCATCCCCTGCCCGCCGCTGACCAAGCTGCCGGAGTCGCACCCCCACGTCAAAGGCATCGCCACCCTGCGCGGTGCGTCGTTGTCGGTGATCGACCTCAGCCGCGCCATTGGCGAGCGGCCGCTGGAAGACCCGAACGGCGGCTGCCTGATCGTCACGGACGTCAGCCGCTCCAAGCAGGGCCTGCACGTTCAGGCCGTGAGCAAGATCGTCCATTGCCTGACCACCGACATCCGTCCGCCGCCCTTCGGCTCTGGCGGCGTGCGGTCGTACATCACCGGTGTCACCTCGGTCGATGGCACGCTGGTGCAGGTGCTGGACATCGAAAAAGTCATCCACGGCATCGCCCCGGCGCAGATCGAAATGGCGCCGACCGAACTGAGCATGGAAGACGCCGAAGTGCTGGGCAATGCGCGCATCCTGGTGGTCGACGACAGCCAGGTCGCCTTGCAGCAGTCGGTGCACACCCTGCGCAACCTCGGCCTGCAATGCCACACCGCGCGCAGCGCCAAGGAAGCTATCGACTGCCTGCTGGACCTGCAAGGTACAGCCCAGCAAATCAACCTGATCGTCTCGGACATCGAAATGTCGGAGATGGACGGCTACGCCTTCACCCGCACGCTGCGTGAAACTCCGGATTTCTCGCACCTGTATGTGCTGCTGCACACCTCGCTGGACAGTGCGATGAACAGCGAAAAGGCACGTCTTGCCGGCGCCAACGCGGTGTTGACCAAGTTCTCCTCGCCGGAGCTGACCAAGTGCCTGATCGAGGCGGCCAAGGCGGTCGCCGAACAAGGTCATTGAGTGTGGCCGAGGCCTTTTGTTTTTTGATGCGACGCAACCTGGCTGAGGTTGCGCCAGCCATCACCTGGCCTCAGGGCATTGTCCTCAGCGAATATCGCCCCGAACTGGCAGAAGCGGTTCATCGGTTGATGGCGCTGGGTTACCTGGAAGGTGGCGGCCGCGTGCCGGCGCTGGAAACCTGGCAACAGCGGTTCGAGACCGATCCCGAGTACGATCCTTCCCTGTGCTTCATCGCGCTGGATGCCGACGGTATCGTTGGCGTGTGCCAGTGCTGGACCAGCGCCTACATCAAGAGTCTGGTGGTACACCCGCGCGCTCAGGGTCAGGGATTGGGTCGGGCATTGCTGTTGAATGCATTCAACGTGTTTCAGCAACGTCGCGAAGGGTTTGTGGATTTGAAGGTGCTGGAAGACAACGTTCGGGCGCAGCGGTTGTATGAAAGTGCCGGGATGTATGTGGTCCGCAGGGAGCCGGTTCCGGCCTGACACACCGCCATCGCGGGCAAGCCCGCTCCCACAGGGTTTGTGTCGTATCATTTTTCGCGAACGACACAAAACCTGTAGGAGCGAGGCTTGCCCGCGAAGAGGCCGACACATTCAACCCAATACCATCAGGCATACTCGGCCCACACATGCCCAAGGATGCCTGACCAATGAAAGCCACCACCCTCACCTTCCTCTGCCTCACCGCCCTCGCCTCCCAAGCCCAAGCCTCCACCCCTGAAGCCTGGGCCGCCTTCGACAAAGCCATGCTCGCCAGCTGCATCAAGGCCAGCGGTCTGGCAGACGCCTTCCCCGTCGGCAAAGCCGCACAGTTCGATGACCGTGTCGACTACACCGCCGTGCTCCTGCAAGGCCGCTACCCGCAAAAACACATGAAAGGCCAGCAAGGCACCGAGCTGTGCCTCTACAACAAGAAAAGCAAAACCGCCTACGTGACCGAATGGGACTCCATCCGCCTACCTGCAAAATCCAAGTGAATGGCGCATAACTTGCTTCGAGGCAGACCTTCGCGGTGACATTCTGTCGCCGTTTCGGGCCCTCATAGGCGACTGACCCTTCGATGAATACGACGTTTTCCTGCGTAGGTTGTGGCAAATGCTGCAATGACCATCACGTGCCCCTGACCCTGACAGAAGCCCGGATGTGGGCGGCCGACGGCGGTCAGGTGATCGTGCTGGTGGAAGGTTTCCTGGGCAATGGCCTGGGTCTGCCGGTGCGGCAACGCGAACATGCCGAACGCCGTTCGGTGGTGGTTCAAAGCGGCGCCACCGAAGCGTACGTGGCAATCACGTTTGCGGCCTACAACGTCGGTCCCTGCCGGAATCTTGACGAAGATAACCTCTGCCGCATCTACGAACGCCGGCCGCTGGTGTGCCGTATCTATCCGATGGAAATCAATCCGCACATTCCCCTCAACACTTCGATCAAGGAATGCCCACCCGAATCGTGGGAGCAAGGACCGGATCTGATCGTCGGCGGTGAACTGGTCGATCAGGAACTTGCAGGACTTATCCAGCGCTCCCGTCAGGCGGATCGCGATGACATCCGCACCAAGGATGCGATTTGCGCATTACTGGGCATTCGGACTACAGCGCTCAAGGGCGATGGATTCACCGCGTACCTGCCGGACATGAGCGCATTTGCCACGGTTATCGATCAGGTGGCGCAACAGCCGTCGACGGGGTCGGGCAGTGACTGGCAGTTCCACGTGTCCGGCGACGACATCGCCGGGCAAGTCCTGGCCGCCGGCGCGCAAGTGACCACCGAGACACCCGTCAACTACGCATTCATTTCGTTGCGCGCGGCTTAACGGCGTTCTCGCCAAAACTCCTGCGCCAACTGCCGCAAATCCCCCGCCAGTTCCGCCACGTCTTCGGAGTTGGCCTGGCTTTGCCGGCCTTCGCTCACCGTGACTTCGCAGGCAGCGCGAATGCTGCTGATGTTGCGGTTGATGTCTTCGCTGACGGTGCTCTGCTCTTCCACCGCCGAGGCGATTTGCAGGCTCATTTGCGTGATTTGATTGACCCGCCGACTGATCGCGTCCAGCGCATCGGCGGCGCGCCGGGCCTGGTCGACGCTGCTTTCCACCTGCTCACTGCTTTGCTGCATCACCACCACCGCATCCCGCGTGCCGTTCTGAAGGGTGCTGATCATGCGCTGAATCTCGTTGGTCGATTGCTGGGTGCGCTGCGCCAGTCCTCGCACTTCGTCGGCCACCACCGCAAAACCGCGCCCGGCATCCCCGGCGCGTGCGGCCTCGATGGCCGCGTTGAGGGCCAGCAGATTGGTTTGCTCGGCGATGCTGCGGATCACTTCCAGTACTCCGGTGATCTCGCTGCTGTGCCCTTCCAGCTGATGAATCACCTCGGTGGCGTGCGCCAGTTCCTCGGCCAGACGCAAGACTGCGTGGCGACTCTCGCTCACCAGCTGATGACCTTCGCGGGTTTCCCTGCCGGCCAGATCAGCCGCCTGCGAGGCTTGCTGCGCATGGCTGGCCACCTGAGCGACGCTGGCGGACATCTGATGAATCGCCGCCGCCACCTGATCGGTTTCAGCCTGCTGGGACAGCGTGCTGCTGTGGCTGCTTTGCAAGTGTTCGACCAGTTCCGCCGCGTGCCCGGCCAGGCGCTGCGAGGCATCGCCGATGCGCCCCACCACCGCGCCGATCCGCGCTTCGAGCATCTGAAAAGCAAACTCGATCTGACCGAACTGATCCCGGCGGCCGGTGTAAATGCCCTGGCTCAGCGGATTATCGGCAATCTGCCGGGCGCGTTCGGTCAATGCCGTCAGCGGACGCAACATCAGCCCGGTTCCGACGGCCGCCAAACCGCTGCCGATGACAAACGCCAACATCCCGAACACGGCCGATGACGGGTTGAGCCACGCCTCGATGCCCACCACACAGGCCAGCGTCACACTGAACAGCGCCGTCACTTTGAGACCCGGTGCGAGCACAGGCAGGCGTTGCAACAGCGGCACCCGACTGTCGCGAAGATTTGCGTAGGCTTTTTCCGCGGCTTCGATCTGTCGCGCCGAGGGCCGGGTCCGGACCGACTGATATTCCACCGCCTGACCGTTCTGCGTCACCGGTGTGGCGTACGCGCTCACCCAATAGTGATCGCCATTCTTGCAGCGATTCTTCACCAGCCCCATCCATGAACGGCCACTTTTGAGGGTCTGCCACATATGCGCGAAAGCCGCTGCCGGCATGTCCGGGTGACGCAGCAGGTTGTGCTTCGAGCCCAGCAATTCCTCACGGCTGTAGCCGCTGATCTTGATGAAGTCGGCGTTGGCGTAGGTGATCGCGCTGGTCAGATCAGTGGTCGAGAGGATGTTTGCATCAGCCGCAACGTCGACATTACGGCCGGTCACCGGGAGGTTGATCTTCATGGAAAGCGCGCTCGTTGTAGGGAAAGAGTCGGCAGGGCAGCTGACTCTAAGCGCACTGATTCCACAAACGTTGATCTGGCTCAGGATATGAGCACTTAGCCATCACCGCGATTGAAAACCGCGGCGGATGGCCAATGGCGGGGGGTGGAAACTCAGCGCTTGCCCATCGAACGACGAGTGCCGGGAGGCGCTGCGCCGGGGGTCTTGGTGTGGCCGTTCTTGGCGCCGTTCTTGTACCACGGCTGGCTGGCGTTTTTTGCGGCGGCCAGTTCACCCGGTTTGAACGGGAACTTGAACGCCGGGATCGCGGCTTTGGTTTCGCTGTCTGCGCTGGAGTCGACGCTGTCTGGCAGGTCTGCCTGGTCGTCGCTCAAGGCGTCGGCAACCGGCGGTTGTGTCGGGGAAGTCATGAAAGCTCCGGGTGATGCAATAGAGTCGGGCCCGGTCAGCGAGCCGCGAAAGGCGGCAGTATACCTGTGTCGGGGGCGGCAGGCTTCACGCGGTGAGTGAGTCTGTCGGGTTTTGTAGTGGCAAGTATGCCGCCATCGCCAGCAAGCCGGCTCCTACACAGGATTGGCGTTCAGCACGACCTATTGTAGGAGCCGGCTTGCTGGCGATGAGGCCAGAACAGACAAAACCAACTCCAAACTGACAGCGCCGTCAGTTAGCAGTCACCTTCCTGACCGGCGAACAGGTTTATAAAGGGAGGTATAACCCTGACCAGACTCCGTCCACCCAGCCCCGGCGCCCCACTCGCATGCGAATTCAGAAAAAACCCGCCTTGATCGCCGCCCTTCTGATTGTCCTGGCAGCGCTGGGCGTGTGGTACGCCACCAAACCCGTGACGGCCAAACTGGCCGCGCCCACGGCGATTCCGGTTCGGGTGGTGAACGTCGCCGAAAAAGATGTCCCGCGCTACGTCAGCGGCATCGGCTCGGTGCTGTCGCTGCACAGCGTGGTGGTGCGCCCGCAGATCGACGGCATCCTCACCAAAATACTGGTCAAGGAAGGTCAACTGGTCAGCAAAGGTGACTTGCTTGCCACCATCGATGACCGCTCGATCCGCGCCAGTCTCGACCAGGCCCGCGCACAACTGGGCGAAAGCCAGGCGCAGCTGCAAGTGGCGCTGGTCAATCTCAAGCGCTACAAACTGCTGAGCGTCGACGACGGCGTCTCCAAGCAGACCTATGACCAGCAACAAGCGCTGGTCAACCAGCTCAAGGCCACCGCCCAGGGCAATCAGGCGTCGATTGATGCCGCTCAAGTGCAGCTTTCCTACACACAGATTCGCTCCCCGGTCAGCGGGCGCGTCGGTATTCGCACGGTGGACGAAGGCAACTTCCTGCGCATGACCGACACCCAGGGCTTGTTCACGGTGACCCAAATCGACCCGATCGCCGTGGAGTTTTCCCTGCCACAGCAAATGCTGCCGACCCTGCAAGGCCTGATCAACGATCCGGAGCACGCGCAGGTGAAGGCCTACATTGGCGCCGACACCGACGGCGAAACCGGCAACCTGCTGGGCGAGGGTCACCTGACCCTGATCGACAACCAGATCAACGCCAACACCGGGACCATCCGCGCCAAGGCCGAATTCAACAACCCCGGGCAGAAACTCTGGCCGGGCCTGCTGGTGACGGTAAAGATTCAGACAGCCTTGGATAAAGATGCGTTGGTGGTGCCGCCCACGGTCGTTCAACGCGGGCTCGATCAACACTTCGTGTACCGGGTCAAGGGCGACAAGGTTGAAACCGTTCAGGTGCAGATGGTTCATCAGGGCAGCGGCCAGGACATCATCAAAGGCGTGAAACCGGGCGACGTGCTGGTCAGTGACGGCCAGTCAAGGCTCAAGCCCGGCTCGACCGTGCAGGTACTGACCGAGCCACCGCAAGTGGTGCAATCGGAGTCGAAGCCATGAAGGGCCACGGCTCGGTTTCGGCGTGGTGCATCGATCATCCGGTGGCGACGATCCTGCTGACGTTTGCCCTGGTGTTGCTCGGCGTCATCGCCTTCCCACGCCTGCCGATCGCGCCGCTGCCGGAAGCCGAATTCCCGACCATCCAGGTGGCCGCGCAACTCCCCGGCGCGAGCCCGGAAACCATGGCGTCGTCGGTGGCCACACCGCTTGAAGTGCAATTCAGCGCCATTCCCGGCGTGACTCAGATGACCTCAAGCAGTGCGTTGGGCTCGACCAACCTGACCCTGCAATTCAC
Proteins encoded in this window:
- a CDS encoding methyl-accepting chemotaxis protein; translated protein: MLAFVIGSGLAAVGTGLMLRPLTALTERARQIADNPLSQGIYTGRRDQFGQIEFAFQMLEARIGAVVGRIGDASQRLAGHAAELVEHLQSSHSSTLSQQAETDQVAAAIHQMSASVAQVASHAQQASQAADLAGRETREGHQLVSESRHAVLRLAEELAHATEVIHQLEGHSSEITGVLEVIRSIAEQTNLLALNAAIEAARAGDAGRGFAVVADEVRGLAQRTQQSTNEIQRMISTLQNGTRDAVVVMQQSSEQVESSVDQARRAADALDAISRRVNQITQMSLQIASAVEEQSTVSEDINRNISSIRAACEVTVSEGRQSQANSEDVAELAGDLRQLAQEFWRERR
- a CDS encoding chemotaxis protein CheV — protein: MSSTKARADSLSLLLFTLRSGKLMAINLLKVSEIIPCPPLTKLPESHPHVKGIATLRGASLSVIDLSRAIGERPLEDPNGGCLIVTDVSRSKQGLHVQAVSKIVHCLTTDIRPPPFGSGGVRSYITGVTSVDGTLVQVLDIEKVIHGIAPAQIEMAPTELSMEDAEVLGNARILVVDDSQVALQQSVHTLRNLGLQCHTARSAKEAIDCLLDLQGTAQQINLIVSDIEMSEMDGYAFTRTLRETPDFSHLYVLLHTSLDSAMNSEKARLAGANAVLTKFSSPELTKCLIEAAKAVAEQGH
- a CDS encoding YkgJ family cysteine cluster protein — encoded protein: MNTTFSCVGCGKCCNDHHVPLTLTEARMWAADGGQVIVLVEGFLGNGLGLPVRQREHAERRSVVVQSGATEAYVAITFAAYNVGPCRNLDEDNLCRIYERRPLVCRIYPMEINPHIPLNTSIKECPPESWEQGPDLIVGGELVDQELAGLIQRSRQADRDDIRTKDAICALLGIRTTALKGDGFTAYLPDMSAFATVIDQVAQQPSTGSGSDWQFHVSGDDIAGQVLAAGAQVTTETPVNYAFISLRAA
- a CDS encoding efflux RND transporter periplasmic adaptor subunit, coding for MRIQKKPALIAALLIVLAALGVWYATKPVTAKLAAPTAIPVRVVNVAEKDVPRYVSGIGSVLSLHSVVVRPQIDGILTKILVKEGQLVSKGDLLATIDDRSIRASLDQARAQLGESQAQLQVALVNLKRYKLLSVDDGVSKQTYDQQQALVNQLKATAQGNQASIDAAQVQLSYTQIRSPVSGRVGIRTVDEGNFLRMTDTQGLFTVTQIDPIAVEFSLPQQMLPTLQGLINDPEHAQVKAYIGADTDGETGNLLGEGHLTLIDNQINANTGTIRAKAEFNNPGQKLWPGLLVTVKIQTALDKDALVVPPTVVQRGLDQHFVYRVKGDKVETVQVQMVHQGSGQDIIKGVKPGDVLVSDGQSRLKPGSTVQVLTEPPQVVQSESKP
- a CDS encoding GNAT family N-acetyltransferase, encoding MRRNLAEVAPAITWPQGIVLSEYRPELAEAVHRLMALGYLEGGGRVPALETWQQRFETDPEYDPSLCFIALDADGIVGVCQCWTSAYIKSLVVHPRAQGQGLGRALLLNAFNVFQQRREGFVDLKVLEDNVRAQRLYESAGMYVVRREPVPA